The DNA region AAAGCCTCTACAAGTTTAAATTTCTCCTCTTCGCTTACGGGAATTTTAAGCTCTGGTGTCGTATAAAGCTTTGGCAAAGCGTTAATTAAACTTTCTAAATTATAGCCTTTAAAGATGAGTTCTAAAGCTCTTAAAAACGCATAAATTCCATCATCATAGCCAAAATAACGATGTTTAAAGAAAATATGCCCACTCACTTCAGCTGCTAGGTCGATGTTAAGTTCTTTCATCATTTTTTTAATATTAGAATGCCCTGTTTTCCCCATAAAAATCGTCCCAAATTGCTTCACTGCATCAAAAAGATTTTTAGAGCATTTGACCTCACCTAAAATTCTAGGATTTTCAATATCTTTAGCAAATAAATAGCAAAGCTCATCACCGCAAAAAGTGTGTGTTTTGCTTAACGCGACAACTCTATCTGCGTCCCCATCAAAAGCAAAAGCCATTTGTATGTTTTGATTTTGTTCCAAAAATTTTTTAAGAGGGATTAAATTCTCATTTTCTGTTGGGTCTGGAGAGTGATTAGGAAAAGTGCCATCAGGCTCTTTAAAAAGAAAATGTGCTTTCAAATTTAAAGCCCTCATCAAAGGCTCAAGCACCACGCCCACAGCACCATTAGCACAATCTAAAGCAAATTCATAATTAAAATTTGCCAAATGCCCAAATTGCTTTTTCATAAATTCCACATACAAGCTTAAAATGTCGTATTTTTCAGCCCTTAAGTCTTGAGGAATTTCATCATCTAAGTGCCTATAAACCTCCTTAGAAAATTCCTTAAGCTCCGCCCCAAAAAAGCTTTCCTTGCCTATGGTGATTTTAAAGCCATTGTAATCTTTTGGATTATGTGAGCCTGTAATCATAATATTTGCGTCAAATTGTAAGCCCTCATAAAGTGAAAAATAGCCAAGCGGAGTTGGCACAAGCCCTATATCATAGACTTTAATCCCCGCTTTGTTTAAGCCACTTACAAGATAAGCAAAAAGCTCATCGCCACTATATCTTGCATCTTTTCCTACGCTGACATTTTTACAACCCTTTTGAAGCATCACTTCACCCAAACAAAAGCCTATGGCTTTAACGCTCTTTTCATTTAGCTCTTTATCATAAAGTCCTCTTATGTCATATTCTCTAAAAATCACATCTAGCATAAATTTCTCTTAAATTTAAATTGTATTTTAAAAAAATCTGCTACAATTTTACATCAAATTTACTAATAAGGAAGCTTTATGGAAGAAGAAGTAGAAAATTCGGAAGAGAAAAAGAAAAAAGGAAGTTCTCTTGTTATTATCATCATTGTTGTGCTTTTCGTTTTACTTCTTACTATTATGGGCTTTATCGCCTATCTTCTTACCTCCACTTCGAGCGATGAGGGTGCAGTAACCGAAGCACCAAAAGAAGAAGCCAAACCAGCAGCAAAAACCTCTCAAGCACCAACGCAAAGAGGAAGTGATTATGCTAATATCGGTCCTATGTATCCGCTTGAGCCTTTTACCTTAAATTTATTGAGTGATAGTGGTTCGCGTTATGTAAAATGCACCATAGAGCTAGAGCAAAATAGTGAGCTTTTAAAAACAGAGCTTGATAAAAAGGTCGCCATTATCCGTGATGTGATTATACGCACTTTGACGGCTAAGACTTTTGAAGAAATTAGCACGAGTAAGGGTAAAGAAAGACTAAAAGACGAGCTTGTCGGTAAAATCAATGAAATTTTAACGGACGGCTTTATTAAAAATGTCTATTTTACGGATTTTGTCGTTTCTTAATGCGTGTGGGTTGTGATTTAATTTCCATAGAAAGAGTAGAAAAAATTTACAACAAACACGGCAAAATTTTTTTAGATAAATTCCTAAGCCCTGAGGAGCAAAAACTCATCAAAAATTCAGCTACCTTAGCTGGCTTTTGGGCGGCGAAAGAAGCGGCAAGTAAGGCTCTTGGGGTTGGGATTTCTAAGCATTGTGGCTTTTTAGATATGACAATTTCAAAAAGCAAAAAAAATGCCCCTAAAATCAAATTTTGTAAAAAAACTAAACGCAAATTTCACATCAAAAAAGCTAAGGTAAGTATCACGCACGATAAGGGCGTGGCTATGGCTGTTGTGATTGTAAAGTAATTATTTTCCTATGGTTTGTTGGTCAAGCTTTCTTGAAAGGATGAAATCGACCACAGGTTGTTCTCTGCGGTTTGCCCTTTTGCAATGATCTTTTTGAAAAAAATCGGTGATTTTAATGACTATTTTCGCCCACTTTTTACGATTTCTCTCTCGCCAAGCGTGAGAGGATACGCTCTCCCAAGCATAGCCGTTAAATAAACTTGCATTGACAAAATGATCCAAAGCCCTAACTCCCTGTCTTGCTCTAGCTGTGCTAAAAAAAGTCCCTACAATCACAATGAACAAATAGCCAAGCACTGCCAAAGGCACAATGGCACAGAGTAAAATCGTCCCCGCTAATTTTTCCTTAAGGCTTCCTTTGATATTTTTCCGCACTTTTGCACGAATTCTAGGTTCTAATTTTTTCATCGTTTGCTAAATTTAATCCACATTCCATTAAGGGAGCGAATTGTAAGTCGCCCAACGACATCTGGCACAAAGCCTTCTTTAAGCTCAAGCTTATAAGTTTTTAAAATATTTGCTAAAATAAGAATTGCTTCTTGCATAGCAAAGCCCTGTCCTATGCAAATCCTCTCTCCCATACCAAAAGGTAAATACGCCTCTTTTTTATACTCTCTTTCAAAACGCGAAGGATCAAAGCCGTGAGGATTTTGCCAAAAAAGCTCGTGGCGATGAATCAGCCAAGGTGCTATCACAACGCCAGAGCCTTGCTTGATGAGCTTATCTCTTACCTGTGTATCTTTTTTAGCTTCTCTTGCAAAAAAGCCTACAGGTGGGTAAAGCCTTAAAGACTCTTTAAAGACATTGGTGAGAAATTTAAATTGTCTAAGATGGGCGATTTTTATCTCCTTGCTATCTTGCAAAATTTCGCAAATTTCATTATAAGCTCTTTCTTGCTCCTCAGGATACAAGCTTAAAAGATATAAAGTCCAAGTAAGAGAGCTAGCGGTCGTTTCGTGTCCTGCTAAAAATAGCATTGCCACTTGGTCTAAAATTTCCTCAAAAGAAAATCTTTGATTTGTCTTTGCATCGATAACTAAAAGTAAAGAAGAAAGTATATCCTCATAATCGCTTTTTTCTAAATTTGCTTCATAACGCGGTTTTATAATATCACTTAAAGCCTTTCTTATCAGCTCTCCTGCCTTAGCTCTTTTTCTATCTCCTAGCAGATAAGAAAGCCATTTTGGAAAATAAAACATCCCCCGCATCGCCGTTCTAACGCTTTCTTCTTGAAAGGTCGCAAAGGCTTCTAAAATTTGCCTACCTTGCACTTCATCAAGTTTAGAGGACATAATCGTTCTAAAAATCACATCAGCAGTTACGAAAGTCATCATTTCATCGACTTCTATGTAAGAATTATCGGGGTATTTTTCAAAACGCCTCATTAAATCCGCCACCGCTTCGCTCATCAAATTAAAAACCTTAGAAATTCGAGTCAGCTCAAAGCTAGGTTTTAAAAGCTCTCTTTGCTTATGCCACACCTCACCATTTGTTGTGAAAATGCTCTCTCCTAGCAAGGGACTTAAAAGCCTATGTAAAAGCTCACTTTTAGGAAATTCCCTCACTTCATCGACCATCATTCTTTTAACTTCTTTGGTATCATTAATCACATAAAGATCGAAATTTGGCATTTTCACATAGCCTGTTTGCATTTGATAACTTCTTTCATAAAGTCCGTCTAGCCAAGAGCGTCTTTTAAGCAAAAAGGTTAGTAAAGTCGAAGCCTTGTTTTTATAAGGTTTTGGAAAAAAGGGACACTCACTCATTTTAATCCTTAATCTTTTCTTCTAAAAATCGATCTAAAATGATGAAGTTGAAAAAATCATAACCCCCATCATTTTCTACACTCATTAAATACAAAAAATGCGCCTTATTTTTATCACGCTTGATTTTTTGATAATTTTGCGATTCGTAAAGGGTGTGAAAGCGCGGATTTAAAAGCTTTGGTCCAAAATGCTCTTTCGCATAAACTCCGCTTGTTCTTATAAAATCTACCTGCGGAAAACACGCCCCATCAATTATCGAAGTATAATCATACCATTTTAAGTCAAACCCAGCGACAAATTCGAGCTTTTTTCTAAAATCTGTGGATTTTTTTTGATAGCTCACTAAGGGGATACACTCGCCAAGCGTGAGAATTTTAAGCTTAGAAAAATCGACCCCATTTTCTTTACAAAGGATTAAAATTCTAGCTAAAACCTCAATGCAAAGCACACATCCCACACTATGCGTTAGTAAAATAAGCTCATAATTTTGCTCTTTATTTTCTTTAAGAGTATGATAAATTTTTTGAGAAAAAAGCTCCATTTTTTCTTCCAAAGCCCCCTTTTTTCTCTCTTGCCAATTTGCACAAAAAGAGCAAATTCTAGCAATCCAAAAAACGGCTAATTTTTTCCCATAATAAAATAAAAAACGATTAAGATAAAAAGCGAGTAAAATTCCCACCCCAATAGCCAAAAATAAAGGCACATAAAAATAAAGCAAATAAAAAGCGAAAAAACCAAGCCCTAAAGAAAATAGCAAAGAAAAAAGCACATAAAAAAAGGGGTAATAGCCCGTGATTAATTGATAAATGCTTTCTTTACCAAATTTAATAAAAAGTCCCGTAATGGTATAAATTCTAAAAAAGCTGTAACAATCATAAAGTGCGTCTTTATAATTTTGCGACCAATTCTTTTTAACGATATCATTCCACGCTAAAAAAGTATAGCGACACGAGACATTTTCCGCCTCCACGCTCCAAAAGGGAAAGTCCTCATCAGTATGGCTTTTAGAAAGCTTGGCTTTAATCTTAAAGCGTTTTTGATACTCCTCTAAATTTCTTTTAAATAATAAATAATAATACCGATATCCCTTAGGGTCATACCCTGCTATATAAAACACATCTCTTTTTATCATTTTAAAAACTCAAATTTAATTTTTGAAATTATAACGCAAGAAAATGATTTAACAAAAGGCTAATTTTATCTCATTAAAGAGGAATTTTTGTAAAAATTGCCATTGATTTGATTTGTTTGAAGGAGATATTTTTTAAATTGTGAAACAAGTAAGGAATTTGGCTTATAAGCGTGGGCTTCACGCCAGAAAAAATGAAGTTTCTTAGGATAAGTCAACCCCTCAAAATCATAAAAAGCCTCCCCACACACCTTAGTAGGACAGCCCTCCATAATCGCACTAAGTCCTACTGTGGAATTTATGGTAATGCAGCCTAGAGCATTTTGAAGTAAAAGTGGCAAATAGCTATCATGCACATATAAAATGCGTCCTTCGACATGGTATTTCTCGCTTAATTTCTCTATCAAAGCGGCGTAATTTCTATATCCTCTATCCATAGGGTGATGTTTAAAGACGAGGTAAGATTTAGCTCTTGCGTGATTAGCAAAAGAAAGGATAGTTTCTTCGATAAAATGCTCAATATCTTTTTTGTAGTGATGTAAAATTTGTGTGTCATTATAGACTTGTAAAATGGCTAAAAAATATTTTTTTTCTAGTTTATAAATTTTAGAATTGAGCCTTTTTTCACTGATTTTATACTTGTATTTTAAAAACAAAGCCTTAAACCAAGCAAACATTTCTAAAGGATTTAAAGGGCGGTGATGCAAAGAATTATTAAAAAATGGAGCTAAAATAAAGGCAAAAAACCAGTATAAAAAGCTATAAAAACCCATAAATTTAAAGCCACCTGGTATTTTTTTTATCTCAGTGCCGACATCTTTTAAATTTAAGCTTAAATAGAAATTTTTATCGCGTGGCATAGTCGAGTTTGCATTAACCCCATCTTTTTCTAAGGTGATACAATAAGGTCTTAAATACCCCTCCTCAAAAACCCACACCGCAATGCCCAGCTTTTTGGCGATTTCCAAGCCTGTATGATTGACAAAACGGCAGTCATTATATATCAAAACGACCTCAATTTGATTTTGCGTGAAAAAATCCTCATAAAAAGCGGCTAAATTTTCTTTGCTACCTCTATAAATTCGTCCCTTAGGATAAAAGAAAAAGTCTCCGCCGTTAAAATTGATTTTTACAATTTTCGCGTCCATTTTTTTAAGCTTTGCTCCCAAACGCGAGAAGAAATTTCCCACAGGACCTTGTAAAAGTGCGACATTTTTACCACTAAATTCTTTTTTTAACAAAAGATCAAATTGCATACTTTTACCCCCCCCCCCCCCCTCATTTTTTAAATCCTCTCATTGTTTCCCAAGTGCGTCTTAATTTCCTTAAAGCATAATTCCTAGAATCTATCCCCCACTTAATGTAGAATTTCGAAAAATATGCCCTTTGCATTTGTGTGATGATGTCTAAACTCGTCTCAACCTCACATAAATTCTTAGTTTTAGGATGTAAATAAAGCGGATAAAGAATCAAAACTCCAGCCACAAGCTCTTCAAGGCTTAATTTTCTACTTCGGCGTTTAATTTCGACCCTATCTTCACTTAGTCCCCAGCCTGCATAAAAAGGTGTGCCATAAACGACAACCTTTTTTCTCCTTAAAAGTGCGTCAAAACCAGCAGTTGAGGTAATGGTATGCACTTCATCACTTGCTTCTATGGCACTATGGATACTAGAATGACGCAACATTTCATCACAAATTTGCAAAATGATTTTTTCATCTTTCAAGCCTTTGCGATTTCCGCTTAAAACATCAGGGTGAGGTTTAAAAACTAGATGGGCGTTAGGATTTTCCTCTCTCACTTTTTGGATAAATTGCAAGGTATCAAGCCCTCCACCTCCCAAGAGCATAGAGGCGTCATCTTCGACTTGAGCGGGGATTAAGATAATTTTTTGCCCGGTCTTAGCTTTAAAGTGTAAATTGTCGTGTTTGAGGGTATTATATTTAGAAATTTTATAAAGCTTTAATTTTTCAATTAAGCTTTTTGCCCTTTTTAAAAGCTCTTCATCAAAGTTGTGATTTTGTAAAATTTCTTCTAAATCGCTTGGTTTTGAAGCATCGATGTAAAGCCCCTTGCTATCGACTACTAAAGAAAAAGGACGCGTAAGGTCAGAGCCTAAAGACACCGAACGGATAAAGCCATCTTCAACAAAACAAATTTTTGGTTTTAAATTTGCGTTTTGTTTCGCAATTTGCGTTTTTAAATCCTCTTTTTCTAGGCGTTTGCCCCAGATTAAAAACACATCATCATCATTTAGTCTAAATTTCTCAAGCTCCTTTAAAGAATTTAAAAAATGCATACTTTTAGCCTTAAAAAATGCCTTCACAAAAGAACGCTTCCATAAAGTAAAACCGAGAAAAAAAAGACGATGATTACTAAACACCCACACCCTTTTAACAAATTCTTTATATTATAACTTTTAAAGCTATCTATTTAGTAAATTTAAGTTTTGTTATAATTGCGTTTAAAGGAAAAATATGAAATATAGCATTATTATCCCTGTGGATTTAAAACTTCGCCCCCTTGATATTCTTAAAAAAGTAAGGCTCATCTTACAAAGGGCTAATGAGGATACAGAACTCATTTTTGGGCATAATGATAGAGGGGGATTTTTTGATAAAAAGCTTAAAAAACTCATCGCTACTAAAAAAAATGCCAAATTAGCCTCCAAACCCTTTTATAAAGAGCTTATCTGCCAAGCCTTGCTAAGAAATGAAGCCTTTAAACTTAGCTCTTGTGAATATATTTATTTAATGGATGTAGATTGCTTACTTGATGAGCAGGTCAATTTAGCTTGTATTAAGGAGCTTCAAAGTGGTCAAAGTGAATTTATGTTTTTGCCTTGTCTTTATCTTTCATCTAAAGGCTCAAGAGTTGTTTTGAAAAAGAGTCGTGAAGAGCTTTTTGACGCTTTTATCACTTATAAAAAGGACTTATTTACTAGCCTTGCCCTGCCTAGTGCTTGCATTTTTATGAAAAGGGCTGATTATATTGCTATTGGGGGCTTTGATGAGAATTTTAGGGGGCGTGGGGGAGAGGACTTTGACTTTATGCTGCGTCTTGCTTTATTTAAAAAGGCTTTGACACCGAGTAAGGATTTAATGGACAATGTTTTTTATAAAGCCCCCTTGCTTTCAAGTGGCTTTCGTAAATATCTTGCCTTTTTTTCTTTGCCATATTTTTTTGAAAAAAGGGTGATTTTTCACATACATCATAGTAGAAATAGGCTTCGTGCTTATTTTAGACGCTATGGACAAAACGCCCAAATTTTAGAGCAAAAACGCTATTTTGAAGAGGAAAATTTAAGTCCTTATGGAAAATCTTTACTCAAGCTTTATGAAAGCTTATGCCACAAATATCAAATTAATCTTGACACTTACTCCATTTTATTTCACGATTATCGTCCTAAACTTTTGAGTTTGGAGAGATTTTTACTTTTTTTAAAGAGACTTTAAATGAAAGAATTTTATATGAATTTAGCCCTAAAAGAGGCTTGGAAATATCAATTTTTAACTTACCCTAATCCAGCAGTTGGTTGCGTTATCCTTGATAAAAATAATCAAATTTTAAGCATTAAAGCCCACGAAAAACAAGGCGAAGCTCACGCTGAATTAAACGCTATTAAAGAAGCCTTAAAGGTTTTAAAGCCCGAATTTAATTTCCCAAAAGAGCCAAATGCCCTGCATGATTTTATCCTTACAAATCATCAAAAACTCCTACAAAACGCTACCGCTTTTGTAACTTTAGAGCCTTGCGCACATCAGGGTAAAACTCCACCTTGTGCGAAGCTTTTTAGCACGCTTAAATTTAAAAAAGTTTTTGTAAGTGTTAAAGATGAAAATCAAATCGCAAGCGGTGGGGCGGAGTTTTTAAGGCAAAATGGTATTTTAGTGGAAATGGGAATTTTAGAAAAAGAGGGTAGGGAGCTTTTAAAGCCTTTTTTAAAATGGCAAAAGGGCACTTTCAAGCTTTTTAAACTCGCCCTAAGTCTTAATGGCAGCGCTTTAGGCAAATTTATTAGCAATGAAACAAGCCGCACTTATGCGCATCAAATTCGCTCCATTATCGATCTTTTAGTCGTTGGTGGAGGGACTTTAAGAAAAGATCGCCCCATTTTAGACTCTAGACTTTGTGGAGGTAAAGCACCAAATCTTTGCATTTTAAGTCGTCAAAATTTAGAAAGTTTTGATAAAACTATCCCCGCTTTTAATGTCAAAAATCGCCAAATTTTCACGCAAATTCCTTCTAATGCGAAATTTTTAATGTATGAGGGTGGGGCGGAGTTTTTAAAAAGCTTTAAGAATCAAATGGATATGTTTTTAATCTTTCACAATGCTAAATTTAATCAAGAAGAAAATGTCAAACTTGATTTAGAATTAAGACCGCTTTTTAAAGGAAATTTTAAGGAGGATAGTTATGGAATTTACGAGCTTTTATAATTATGCAAGGAGTGATTTAAAATGCTTAAAAATTCAAAGTTTTGAGAAAAATCACACCCTTTATACGCTTCATTTTAAGCAAGACACTCTTAATCCAAACGCCCTAAGTTTGCAGTATAAAAGCCTTAAGCATTATCATTTTAAGGAAAATGACACACTTTTGCTCTGTCATTTAGAGGGTAAAATCATACTTTTTCATAATCTCACCCAAAAAGAAGATAATTTTAAAGAGGCTAAAATAAAACATTGCATTTTTTTATGTTTTTTGGGAATTTTTGCTCTACTTTTTGCCTTTTTTGCAGCGATTAACGCCTTTGCTTTGCTTTATCTTATTTTACTCAGTGCGAATTTAATTTTGCTTGTTTTAGCCTTTATTAATCTTGGCTTACTTTTTAAGCAAATTCGCATTTTAAAAACGAGTAAGCAAAGTGAAATTGAAGATTTTTTAAAACAAAATTTAAGCAAAAATTCGGCATAATTAGCGTTTTTTGTGGGGCATTAGCTCAGCTGGGAGAGCACGACGCTGGCAGCGTCGGGGTCAGCGGTTCGAGCCCGCTATGCTCCACCAGTGGTTCCGTAGCTCAGTTGGTAGAGCACTACCTTGACATGGTAGTGGTCGTTGGTTCGATTCCAATCGGAGCCACCATTTTTAAAGGCTTCATTTGCAAGGCTTCATTTTGCACACACAAAGGGTTAGAGACGAGGATTTGATCGTCTATATTTTAAGCCCTAAGACACTTTTAAAGACTTATAGATTTTACGGCTTAAGGCATTCTAGTATATTAAGTGGATATAAGATAGATTTTGCTCTTGAGGAAAATTCTAGCTTTTTGCCTCGTCTTAAAGATGTGCTTCATTTAGGTTTTTCGTGGATTTTAGATAGAGAGAAAATGCTTTTTTGGCAGGAATTTATACGCCTTTTATATGGGCATTTAAAAGAGGTAAGTGAGCTTGATAGCTTTTATTTTGACTTGCTTGATGAATGTGCCAAACGCTTTTTAAAGCAAAATCCAAAAAGAGTCATTCTAGATGCTTATGTGAGAATTTTAGAATTTGAGGGGAGGCTGCATAAAGACTTCATTTGCTTTGCTTGTGATGAAAAAATTAAAGGCAATATCACGCTTTTAAGAGCCTTTTTACCTTCGCACGATTTTTGTGCTTTTTCTTATGAATTTCCCCATCAAAAGCTTGAAATTTTTTATGAGAAGAAAAACTGCTCCATTTTTAATGACGAGGAAATTCACAAGCTTTATGAGCTTGTTAAGCAGGGCTTATGAATCTTCTTGTAAAAATTCCAAAAAAGGTGCTTTAAGTGTTTCTATTTCACTTTCATCATATTTTTCCTCACATTCAATTCCTTTTTCTTTCAATCTATAAAGCCCTTGTTTTTTAAGTTCTAAATAGACATTTTTCACGCCATCAAATTCTAAAATATTATCTTCTTCTTTTATTTCAGCTTGGATATAAATTTTGACTTTAAATATCATATTTTCAAGACTTTCAAGTCGTCTTTTTGTTTCATATTTTAAAGCGACAAGTTTTTTATATTTTACAACACTTACTTGGTATCTTTGTAAAATATCTTCATAAATCTCTATAATTTTAGTATCTACTTGATTGGCATATTTGTTTTTCTTCAACTTGATAACTTTTGCTTGATTTGTTACAAGATAAGTGTAAAAATTTTGCTTTTGTTTTAATAGGGTTGTTAATTTGATATTGATTTTAGCAAATAAAGCTTTAAGTTCTTTTGTTTCGTCTTCACATTTATTTATTGTAAAACAAACTTCTGGAGAGACTTTTATGCGATTATTTGCCTTGATATTTTTAAGAATAATTAAATTTTTCTTAGGATAGAGCTTATTATCCATAAATAAATCTTCAATAAAAATATTATCCGCTTCTATTTTGGAAGCGATACAACGCTTTACATAAACATTTTTTGCCTTAATCTCACCTCGTTCTAAATTATTGATAAAAACGACATCTCCCTCAAAAAATCCTTTATGATTTGCTATAAAAGCACTTTGTGCGTAAATTTTTGATTTTGCGTGTGTAGCACCTGAAATTTGAAGTTTGGCGGCTTTTAGTTCTGTCGCACCCACATGTCCTTCGATATTGACATTAGCGGCTTTTATATTGACTATTCCTGATTTTACAGCATCATCATTGAAATTTTTATTTGAAACTTCGATATTAATTTCCTCATCTAAATCTGTTTTAATTGAACCTGTATTTTTTAAATCTACTTTCGATACTTTTAAGGAATTATTTACACTAAAGCCCTCAATATCCTTAGTCAAAAAACCATAATTTGCACTAAAATATTGTATTCTATCTTCTAATTCTTTGGTGTAAATGCTATCATCTTTTAATTTGATCGCATTAAGTTCTTCTTCCAAAGGTTCTATTTTTAGTAATTCTCCTCTTAGATTTCGCCCAATTTTCCCTAGTTTTCTATACATATATTCAAATAAAAGCTCATCTTTTTGCACAGGTTGAGAATATTGTCTTTCATCATATGTTCTACCCTCACTCATTTCAACCTTTGTGTTTCTGTGAAAAATAAGTTTCGCATTTTGATGAGGGATTTCGCTCACGCCTCTTGCAACTATAAATTCAAAACCATCAGCCTTATCTTCTTTAAGCAAAGCAATACACTCATCTAAATTTCTTTCTAAATCCCTATCCAAACGCAAAATAAGAATTTTGTGTTTAATTAAAGTTTTATATAAAGCCTGTTTTAAATGATGATTGACATTTACATTAGAATCTATTTTTTCATAATTTAAACGAGCTTTTATAAGAGTTAAATTTGCATTAGTTCCTAAAGTAAATTTAAAAGGATTGTTGCTTGTTTTAGGAAAAATTTCTATCTTGAATTCTTGATGAATGGTATCATAATTTTTCACAAAAAAATCATCAGAATAAAACACTTCAAGATCAGTTCTAGGATAATTTTTGCTTCTTGGTGGATTTTGTTTGATGCCAAAAGTGTTAAAGTCTAAAATGCGAAAATCTAAGTCAAAATCACACTCTTTTTGCTCAGACTGCAAAACTTTAAAAGGATTTTTTGTTTGTAAGGCTTTATTTTCAAACATCATTTTTTCCTATTTTTATAAATTCTTTTTCTAAATATGAAAGATCCTTAATTTCCCCTTCTTCCCACAATACTAAAATTTGCTCACAAACTTCACATTTTAAAACACTCTCTTCTTTTAAAAGCTCCTCATGTATGCTTTTTGGCATTTGATGAATTTTATCCTCGCACATACAAAGATATTTAAAGCATTCTTCTTGGTCTATAGCGGGATTTCTTAAAGTTTGTATAGTTTTGTAAGTTTTTAAGCTAAAATGCACTTCGTTAAGATGAATTGCTCTATATTTGTAAGCATCAATCCACTTATCATCAACGCAAAAATGTTTAGAAATCCAATCTCTTGTCAAACTAGCAAGCTCTTTGGCAAATGTTTGAGGGTTTTTGGAGTGATTTAAAAGCTCTTTGGTTTTTTCCACTAAAACTCTATGCGCTTCCTTATGTTCTTCTAGCAATGGATAATCGATCTCTTTCATATAGGCTTCCTCATCTTTAAAATGAATTTTGATATAATCAAAAAGCCTTATAATTATTTTTTTAAGCTCTTCTTGTAAGGAGTCATCATAATGCTCTAAAACCTCTTTAGCAAGTTCATTGGCATGATTTGTGATGTCAAATATAAGCTCGTGTTGCTTATCTAGCGTGTAGTTGTTAATGCTAAATTCTTTATTCCATTCAATTTTTTTATTCATTTTAATCCTTCTATTCAATATTAATCGATTTTATATATTTTTTAATATATTTTATCAAAAAAAAAAAAACAAAATTAAATTTTTAATAACTCAACGCTTTTTAAGGCAAAATCATTATAATTTCATCGCCTTTTCTCAGACCTGTGCAATGTTTTCTTTAAGCAAAGCTTCAGGGTGGGAACACAGCAGAGCACTTGAATTTAATGTGTGCCGCAGTCATCTGGGGAGAGGTTTTCATATTCTATCTTATCCTTAATTCCCGCTTTTTCAAAGCCCTTTAGCCTTAATAAACAGCTATCGCAAGCACCGCAAGCCTTATCCTCACTCTCATAACAAGACCAAGTTAGCTCTAAAGGCACATTTTCTTTTAAAGCAAGACTTACAATTTCAGCTTTATTTAAATGCACCAAAGGCGTTTTAATGCTTAGTTTAAATCCCTCACTCGTGCCTTCATTGATAAAATTTTCCGCCTTTTTGATAAAATTCTCACTACAATCAGGATAACCGCTACTATCCTCCTCGACCACCCCTATATAAAGAGCCTCGCAGCCCTCTTTTTCTGCTAAAGAAGCCGCTATGCTTAAAAATATGCCGTTTCTAAAAGGCACATAAGTTATAGGCAAAGTGCTTTC from Campylobacter upsaliensis includes:
- a CDS encoding hemerythrin family protein; the protein is MNKKIEWNKEFSINNYTLDKQHELIFDITNHANELAKEVLEHYDDSLQEELKKIIIRLFDYIKIHFKDEEAYMKEIDYPLLEEHKEAHRVLVEKTKELLNHSKNPQTFAKELASLTRDWISKHFCVDDKWIDAYKYRAIHLNEVHFSLKTYKTIQTLRNPAIDQEECFKYLCMCEDKIHQMPKSIHEELLKEESVLKCEVCEQILVLWEEGEIKDLSYLEKEFIKIGKNDV
- a CDS encoding flagellar assembly protein A, whose amino-acid sequence is MFENKALQTKNPFKVLQSEQKECDFDLDFRILDFNTFGIKQNPPRSKNYPRTDLEVFYSDDFFVKNYDTIHQEFKIEIFPKTSNNPFKFTLGTNANLTLIKARLNYEKIDSNVNVNHHLKQALYKTLIKHKILILRLDRDLERNLDECIALLKEDKADGFEFIVARGVSEIPHQNAKLIFHRNTKVEMSEGRTYDERQYSQPVQKDELLFEYMYRKLGKIGRNLRGELLKIEPLEEELNAIKLKDDSIYTKELEDRIQYFSANYGFLTKDIEGFSVNNSLKVSKVDLKNTGSIKTDLDEEINIEVSNKNFNDDAVKSGIVNIKAANVNIEGHVGATELKAAKLQISGATHAKSKIYAQSAFIANHKGFFEGDVVFINNLERGEIKAKNVYVKRCIASKIEADNIFIEDLFMDNKLYPKKNLIILKNIKANNRIKVSPEVCFTINKCEDETKELKALFAKINIKLTTLLKQKQNFYTYLVTNQAKVIKLKKNKYANQVDTKIIEIYEDILQRYQVSVVKYKKLVALKYETKRRLESLENMIFKVKIYIQAEIKEEDNILEFDGVKNVYLELKKQGLYRLKEKGIECEEKYDESEIETLKAPFLEFLQEDS
- the ribD gene encoding bifunctional diaminohydroxyphosphoribosylaminopyrimidine deaminase/5-amino-6-(5-phosphoribosylamino)uracil reductase RibD yields the protein MKEFYMNLALKEAWKYQFLTYPNPAVGCVILDKNNQILSIKAHEKQGEAHAELNAIKEALKVLKPEFNFPKEPNALHDFILTNHQKLLQNATAFVTLEPCAHQGKTPPCAKLFSTLKFKKVFVSVKDENQIASGGAEFLRQNGILVEMGILEKEGRELLKPFLKWQKGTFKLFKLALSLNGSALGKFISNETSRTYAHQIRSIIDLLVVGGGTLRKDRPILDSRLCGGKAPNLCILSRQNLESFDKTIPAFNVKNRQIFTQIPSNAKFLMYEGGAEFLKSFKNQMDMFLIFHNAKFNQEENVKLDLELRPLFKGNFKEDSYGIYELL
- the recO gene encoding recombination protein RecO → MQGFILHTQRVRDEDLIVYILSPKTLLKTYRFYGLRHSSILSGYKIDFALEENSSFLPRLKDVLHLGFSWILDREKMLFWQEFIRLLYGHLKEVSELDSFYFDLLDECAKRFLKQNPKRVILDAYVRILEFEGRLHKDFICFACDEKIKGNITLLRAFLPSHDFCAFSYEFPHQKLEIFYEKKNCSIFNDEEIHKLYELVKQGL